The genomic segment AACTTTAATGACACTTAACTAATCTTAACTAACTCTACTAATTGCATTAAGATATTTACATAATTGCCCTTCTATACATATTTAAGTGACCACAACAAGAACTTCTTTTggtattttgatacaagaatCAGAAGTTAGTTTGAGTGAACTTCGTTGGCAGCTGACTTGGCAATTCAGTTAGGATTAGTTAGAGTTGTTAGATAGACAGTTATAGTTGTTAATTGTTCAGCTATTGTAGCCTTGATTCAGTTTAGTCGATGCCTTGTAGGCTATATAGCCAATACTGTAAATGTACTTGATTCATTCTATTCAAGATATACAAGTCTATTCTTTCTCTCTATATACAACTCTCTCATTTTAGCTTTCTTCTCGGATTAATCCCTGAACTAGCTTCTTCCCTTCCTCGAGTTGAATCTCCTGGATTGACCATATTTCATCAATTATCATTCGggcatcaattggtatcagagaaATCGATCCTCGGCATTGCGATTAGGGCTTAAAGAAAGAACCAAGTTAAATCAGTAGAAAAAATGGAAGACAAGCTATCGCAAATTCAAGAACAGTTGCAGAAACTGATGGAGGTTATGACCAGTATGAATGAAAGGGAAACCAAGACTATTAAGACAATGATGGGAATCAAGGAAGCCATTGGAGTTATGACTTAAAAAGGGAAAGATAACGAGCAGGCGAGTGCTGAATCATCAATCAGCAAAGTTTGTTCAATGGATAGTCCTCTTGAAGGGAGAAACAGAGAATCTCAGAATGGTTCAGCGCATAATGGACATGATTCTTTAGCAAAGGAACCTGAATTTCTTGAAGACATGCTTCTTGCCAGACTTTTTATAGAAGATGAAGGTGATGTACCTTctgaatttggaagaaatgtAGCCGCCCCTTACATGTTCGATCAAATGCCTGAGAGAAATGGGATGTCAAGAAATAGCATAATATCTTATTATCTACCTTTGGCTTCTTGGTACTCTACTCAGGTTGGTTATTTCAATGTGAATTCTTGTAATACTTTCATGATGGAATATGAGAAAATTATTTTGGGTAATGGAAGGGAGAAGCATAACAGAGTTGGTGCAAAGCAAGGGGGATTGGATAAGGTTGTTGTTAATAAGGGCCAACAACAATTCTTTCACCTCAAATATGATCGAATTAGGTTTCCGGGGGTGAAAAATGCATTTAATGGTAGAACTTGTGATGTTTATTCAAGAGCTGCTTGGAAGGAAGTGCTTTCATGGCAAGCTTGTTCGCCTTCCCTTGGAAAGATGAGTTCGAAATCTTTTGGGCGgactaaattttttttggctGTCAGTAGATACTTTAGCCATATCCTGTTGGTACTAAGTCCTTATCGTCATCTACTAAAGCTATTTTGGAGAGGAAATTGGTGAAAACGAGTAACAAGCCTGTTTGTCATGTGTTGATCAAATGGACTGGAATTGAAGCTGAACAGGCTATTTGGGAGTATCTTACAGAGCTGCAACATAGGTTTCCATCCTTTAATCCTTGAGGACAAGGATGTTCTTTACGGAGGGGTATTGATACAAGAATCAGAAGTTAGTTTGAGTGAACTTCGTTGGCAGCTGACTTGGCAATTCAGTTAGGGTTAGTTAGAGTTGTTAGATAGACAGTTATAGTTGTTAATTGTTCAACTATTGTAGCCTTAATTCAGTTCATTCAATGCCTTGTAGGCTATATAGCCAATTCTGTAAATGCACTTGATTCATTCTATTCAAGATATACAAGTctattctttctctctctatacAACTCTCTCATTTTAGCTTTCTTCTCGGATTAATCCCTGAACTAGCTTCTCCCCTTCCTCGAGTTGAATCTCCTGGATTGACCCTATTCCATCAATTATCATTCGGGCATCATATTTAATCTCTCTTTTTTGGATTGGGGGTTGAGTTTGGGGAAATGTATGGAAAAGTTTAATAAGAGAAACAAGTCAATTTGgaataaaaaaagatttatttcAGCCGAAATGATGATATACAATAGCCTTCCAATAATTATGTTCGTTTaaggggagaaaaaaaaaacaggataGTCCttttgtaaattatgaattgcGCTCCTTTAACATTCTCACCCAAAGGAGTTGATAAGAAATGTATAACGTGTTAACATGCTATGTCATTGATGGAcaatttataagaaaaatagATGGAATAACCATCATCAAAGGTAACAATAGAGTGATACGTAATTATCTATGCTTAATTATAGGTTAGAAATTTAAGTCCAAGGACTAGAGTCACCTTTAGTAGGAAGTGTTTTACCTCTAAAGTGGGACTTCGTAAcacaaattaaaatcaatagGCCAAGAAAGTCTAAAAGTGGATTTTCTCACATTTAACGCGAACCAATCTGGCCTATAGCACATATCAAACGTCgcataaaaaactaaaaaataagaaGTATAATTGAGTAAATAATTTCCCACGACCAATTACAAATTGAATAGaaaaaataactttataaatattttcaaagtttTATTTACCGGTCTCCTATGTTAAAAAGACTATATAGTACCAATAGTACTAAATATTTATAATGATCTCTCTGTACAAAAATACAACCCCAAATATCTTATCCTTTCTACTCGAGGGGATAACAGAGCCTTTTTGTTCTTTCCAAAATCATTTCTCTTTCTATTTATGCAGTTGTGAAAAGTGACCCCCATTCATTTAtcagaaaaaaaagggaaaatgttTGAACACATAACAGCAAGTGAAATAGCAGGATTTGGGGTGGGCGCTTTATTACTTGGCGCCACAGTTTATGCTCCCAAAATTGACTCCTTCATCTCCACTTCTCAGCGTAGGTATGCACTGTTTCTATATCTCTActtatttcttgttttttttttcttcttttcctttttggtgtTTTCTATCATTTGCCTTCTCTTTTTATCCATGTAAACAAGTGAATGAATTAGGATATGAGTAATACTGTACTGAATGTGTACAGATATTTTTACACTTCCAGTGTATTTCAGCTTACAAAAGGATGTTAATTACCACTTTTAAGTTTTACCAATGTTTTTTTGATGGACGTTTAAAGTTTTACCGTTTACTAACTAGTACTCCACTTATCATAGAAATTTACTTATAATTACCTTATCTGCGGATTAGGTGCACGTCATGGGTTCTTTGTTATAGATAGGCGAACATCATTGGGTCGAACTCTGTTACAAACAAAAGACTGGTATTTAGGATATAGGGGCAAGCTAATTATTCACCGAGTTTCGAACAGTGTGTCACCGGCTCTGGAGTATTTCAGTTATAAAATGGATAGTATTTAAGCTTGTAAATACTAGTTTAGGAAACTTAAAGAGTTTCTCATTAGCCAAAGCGGATCTACAACAACCACGAGTTCACGACTCGGTCACCAGTTATCAGAAATCCTTATGAAGCGAATGAATTTTTTTGTCAACGGCCTAAAGATCCTCTAGAAGATGCAGAGGTGTTTTCTTTGTAAACTCTAGCCATCATATTATCGTGGAAAAACTTATATTTTCCTACATTCATAATGGTGTATTTATACATTATAGGTAGGGATTAGGAGGAGGACAAGTTAACCGGCAAACGGGCTAATTAATACACCTCATTGGTGGACCCAACTCAGTAgttatttccaacataaaaaaatttacCTTATAAGTGATCTGAATGTATTTTTTACGTTATTAGTGCATAGAACTTAAACTCAATGAATTATATAGTTCACAGCTCATATTGTTCATCAAGAACTCAATTGTTTTGTTTCAGTTACATAATGTATAGAGTAGTTTTTAGAGAAAAGGGGATAAATTCTtttgctgcactttttttttcttcctatgAGCAGTTCACTGGGGATGTGCAAAAGATGTGGAGATTTGAGGCTGATAGCATGTTCAAGCTGCAAGGGATCTGGTACTATTAAAGGAGGACCATTAAATTTCATTCTGTTGGAGGACAAATCAAAAGCAGGATCCTCTTCTTCTTGTACTAAATGTCAAGCTAGAGGACACTTTCAGTGTCCCGAGTGTTCTAAACTTAGTCAGGCTTGATCTACTTTATACTATGTAATCTTAGATTCGTTGTGGATGCTTCTTGGGAAGTTTCTTCTTTACTGTATAGAAGATAAATGCTTCTGTGGTGgaatctgtcaaaatttctTCATAGACAAAAGTTATACAATCAGCTTGCATAATTGCTGTTGGGTTCTTGAAATGTTATATACTCATACTATTATATGACATTTCAGCTTGTCATGATACTTCTGATATTCTGAAACCATATGAAGTATTG from the Lycium ferocissimum isolate CSIRO_LF1 chromosome 11, AGI_CSIRO_Lferr_CH_V1, whole genome shotgun sequence genome contains:
- the LOC132036029 gene encoding uncharacterized protein LOC132036029; the protein is MFEHITASEIAGFGVGALLLGATVYAPKIDSFISTSQRSSLGMCKRCGDLRLIACSSCKGSGTIKGGPLNFILLEDKSKAGSSSSCTKCQARGHFQCPECSKLSQA